TGTCTCCTAAGGGTTTGATCTCTTTTTCCTGGATCACCCGCAGCAGCTTGGTCTGGATGGACAACCCGATATCTCCGATTTCATCCAGAAAAATCGTGCCTTTGTCCGCTTCCTGAAACAAACCGGTTTTGTCCTGAAATGCACTGGTGAACGCCCCTTTTTTATGACCGAACAGCTCACTTTCCAGAATATGTTCCGGAATGGTGGGACAATTGATCGGAATAAAGGCGGCGTTGCTTCGCTGGCTGTGACGATGAATGGAACGGGCCGTCAGGTCCTTGCCCGTACCGGATTCACCGGTGATCAGCACGGTGACATCCGATGACGCCACCAGGCTGATTTTTTCAAACACTTTTTCCATGGCCGGGCTTTGGCCCACCAGGGGTGAAAAATCCTTGTCCCGGGCTTTGAGCAGCTGTTTATTTTCCAGAAGCAGCCGGCTTCGTTCCAGGGCCTTGCCGATCTTGAAAATCAGTTCGTCCTGTTCAAACGGTTTGGCAATAAAATCATAGGCCCCGCTTTTAATGGCCGTGACAACGGAATCGATATTGCCGAATGCCGTAATCATGACCACGGTCAGGTCAGGCAGGCGTTTCCGGATCTGATCCAGCAGTTCAAACCCGTCCATGCCCGGCATGCGGATATCACAGATCACCAGATCCCAGACATCGTTTTCAAGGATATTCAATGCCATTTCCCCGGAAAACGCCATGGAAACCGTACAGTCGATTTCCGATTCCAGGGTCCGTTTCAATAAACGGGTCATGTCTTTTTCATCGTCCACAGCCAGGATTCGGGCAGTCATTGGCGCATCTCCTCACGGTTGGGGTCGGCGTTTTGGGAAGAAGCCAGCAAAGGCAGGGTAATGGTGAACGCAGCCCCTTTGTCCTTTCGGTTCCGGACCCGGATATCCCCCCCGTGCCGACGGATGATTCCATACCCCACGGAAAGTCCGAGGCCCGTGCCTTCGCCCACGGGCTTGGTGGTAAAAAACGGATCAAAAATCCGGGAAAAGTCTTTTTTGGGAATACCCGTCCCGTTGTCTTTCACCGCGATATGGATCCATTTGTCATCGTGGCAGGCGACTTCCACCTGGATACAGCCTTTTTTTGCCACGGCATGGCAGGCATTGATCATCAGATTGATGATCACCTGGGATATTTCCTGTTCATTGCCATGGACCATCAAGGCCCTGGAACAGGGCGCCGGGGCTGCCATTTTCACATCCCTGAAATCCGAATGGTTTTCCAGAAAACTGATCACGTCATCCACCACTTTGCACACATCGATGGCATGCATTTTCTTGGTGCCTTTTCTGGCAAAAGTCAGCAAATCCGATACCACGGTCCGGCAATTTTTCACGTGTTTTTCAATGGTTTTCAGGTCTTGTTCATGCTCCCCGGGATTTTTGAGCATCAGCTGGGTATATCCTAAGATGATGCCCAGCGGATTATTGATCTCATGGGCCACACCGGCGGACAGTTCGCCTAAAGCCGCCAGTTTGTCCGCCTGGGCGATCTGCTGCTCCATCTGTTTTTTATCATTGATATTCTTGATGATGAAATGAAAGGTTTTGCCGCAGCCAAAAGCGCCGTAATCCACGCCGCCGGTAATCAGAACCCGGACAAAAGTCTGGTCGGCCCTGAGAAAATCCGCTTCTTCGTTCAGGATATATTCATGGGTTTCCAGCAGATTCAGAATTTTTTCCCGCTCAGACCGGACCGACAGAAAATCCTTGAGTCCCATTTTGTTGTCCAGAATATCGGGTTTCCTGTAACCGGTCAGTTCCACGCCGGCCTGGTTGATTTCGGCAAAGACAAAAAACGGATCCGTGACCACAATGGTATCCAGGGAGTGTTCAAAAATCCGCCGGGCTTTATGCTCCGAG
Above is a window of Desulfotignum balticum DSM 7044 DNA encoding:
- a CDS encoding sigma-54-dependent transcriptional regulator, with the protein product MTARILAVDDEKDMTRLLKRTLESEIDCTVSMAFSGEMALNILENDVWDLVICDIRMPGMDGFELLDQIRKRLPDLTVVMITAFGNIDSVVTAIKSGAYDFIAKPFEQDELIFKIGKALERSRLLLENKQLLKARDKDFSPLVGQSPAMEKVFEKISLVASSDVTVLITGESGTGKDLTARSIHRHSQRSNAAFIPINCPTIPEHILESELFGHKKGAFTSAFQDKTGLFQEADKGTIFLDEIGDIGLSIQTKLLRVIQEKEIKPLGDNRVRKVDVRIIASTNQDLRAKIAQKEFREDLFYRLSVITIELPPLRDRIEDIPLLAEHLVAKNCKKLNQPLKTISSQVMELLLKHPWQGNVRELENALVQGILYCRNEEIQETDIPISDAGMNLCPDNSLDAHLMEMPYKQAKETVLTRFNHEYVGARLSSANGNITQAARRCGLDRQALQQVMKRFDIDPDDFR
- a CDS encoding PAS domain-containing sensor histidine kinase produces the protein MTANLPILLVDVLGSVFMVVLGVLSLFKAKSLRDLDPDNVVFLYLIWICAGFTIFAVSRSFSHILRQFLVLTGSGDIWNSIGPFTGAVNTISFMLVGTVTLFFNQSWRINEKVLSAKQKHEETSAKLLELNQTLEHKVVERTEMLTSSEHKARRIFEHSLDTIVVTDPFFVFAEINQAGVELTGYRKPDILDNKMGLKDFLSVRSEREKILNLLETHEYILNEEADFLRADQTFVRVLITGGVDYGAFGCGKTFHFIIKNINDKKQMEQQIAQADKLAALGELSAGVAHEINNPLGIILGYTQLMLKNPGEHEQDLKTIEKHVKNCRTVVSDLLTFARKGTKKMHAIDVCKVVDDVISFLENHSDFRDVKMAAPAPCSRALMVHGNEQEISQVIINLMINACHAVAKKGCIQVEVACHDDKWIHIAVKDNGTGIPKKDFSRIFDPFFTTKPVGEGTGLGLSVGYGIIRRHGGDIRVRNRKDKGAAFTITLPLLASSQNADPNREEMRQ